One Microplitis mediator isolate UGA2020A chromosome 3, iyMicMedi2.1, whole genome shotgun sequence DNA segment encodes these proteins:
- the LOC130665029 gene encoding ubiquitin-conjugating enzyme E2 T-like, translating into MPRVNNRLTRELAKLTQNPPEGIACYQKDDKINHLIVTILGPSGSPYEGGLFKLEVEVDDSYPFEPPRIKFLTPVYHPNIDNGGRICMDLLKMPPNGSWNPTFTLENIFVAVQSLLGHPNPDDPLMPAIANEYRFYKSEFEKKAREHVLKHANS; encoded by the coding sequence ATGCCACGAGTAAATAATAGATTGACAAGAGAACTTGCCAAACTTACGCAAAATCCGCCAGAAGGTATAGCTTGTTATCAAAAAGATGACAAGATAAATCATTTGATCGTAACTATTTTGGGTCCAAGTGGTAGCCCGTATGAAGGcggattatttaaattagaagTAGAAGTTGATGATTCTTATCCATTTGAACCAccgagaataaaatttctaacgCCTGTTTACCATCCAAATATCGATAACGGTGGAAGAATTTGTatggatttattaaaaatgccACCAAACGGTAGCTGGAATCCAACATTTAcattagaaaatatttttgttgctGTCCAATCATTACTGGGCCATCCGAATCCAGATGATCCGTTGATGCCGGCTATCGCAAATGAATATCGATTTTATAAAAGTGAATTCGAGAAGAAAGCTCGTGAGCATGTACTCAAACACGCTAATtcttaa